Sequence from the Eleutherodactylus coqui strain aEleCoq1 chromosome 13, aEleCoq1.hap1, whole genome shotgun sequence genome:
aaataaaatgtttaactgtttattggaaaaatgaaaaaaaatatgattgcaaaataatgcattataatTTACATTAAAAATTAACTGTCCACATGCATTCATGAGGAGTTCAgttctttctctccctctgggTTGTTGCTCTGGATCTTTTGGTGGTTTTATTGTCCATCTTCTGGGCTTTGGGTAACACTGATAGAAATAGGCCTTTCTTCAGCAGCGGGCAGCGCCAGTCTGGGAGCCTGAAAGCGGAGCTGGCCATCCTTGGACAGGGAGCACAGGATGTCCTCAGGGTTGACGTCCTGCGGAAGCTCAGCTTCTCTTCTCCACTCTCTATACTCGTGGAAATAGCCGCCATTCTCTGAAGTCTTCTTCTTGTCATGTTTTCCGGAGACAATGAGTCTCCTGCCTTCTGTTTTCACTGTTAGCTCCTCAGGAGTAAAGCCTCTGACTTCCAGGGTGAGATCAAAGTTCTCCTTCCCCTCTTTGTCTGTGGTGGAAGTGTTTCTGTCAGAGTCCACAGAACTCCTGTTCAGATGGTCTCTCTGCTCCATGTCCCGGGCCAGAAGCTGGTTGACACAGTTCATTCTTCTCTCCAGGCTCTTCATCATGTGCATCATGTCATCTTCCAGCAGGTCAACCATGAGTCGTGTACCTGACCAGGGACTGAGGGCGGCCTCCCTGCAGAcacacagagggctgtatgatggCTGCAGGAGTCTCACAGGAAACATCTTGAGTTGATGTTGCTGAAGCTTCTTGTCTTGGTTGAGTTGGAGACAATGTGTCAGCGTCTGCTTTCTTGCTGCTCAGTTCTGCAGGCCATCCCAGCTCAGCTTCTTATATACTCATTGCTGTGTGTTCTGGTGTCTTCCTGACACTTCCATGTGCTCTCCGTATATGGAGTGTAAGGGAGGGGACTGGCATACAAACACTGAATCATACATGAGGGCAGAGGAGGTGCCAGCAACTTCCAGCATGGACAAGAAAAGTGAGGTGGCAGGGGGTCGAGGAGT
This genomic interval carries:
- the LOC136587701 gene encoding heat shock protein 30C-like, yielding MFPVRLLQPSYSPLCVCREAALSPWSGTRLMVDLLEDDMMHMMKSLERRMNCVNQLLARDMEQRDHLNRSSVDSDRNTSTTDKEGKENFDLTLEVRGFTPEELTVKTEGRRLIVSGKHDKKKTSENGGYFHEYREWRREAELPQDVNPEDILCSLSKDGQLRFQAPRLALPAAEERPISISVTQSPEDGQ